DNA sequence from the Penicillium psychrofluorescens genome assembly, chromosome: 3 genome:
cgaggagataGCTGACGACAGTTGCACAGGCGATGGCATATAGTTGCGGAGTAATCGAGGAATAGAACGGGTCGCGCGTGTCGAGCACGGCAGAAACATGGACAATGTCCGTAGCCTGGCTAGTGCAGATCGGCTCAAAAACAGCATTTTCGGTGATAGTAATGATATACGACCGGTTCACATGGATGTACCCTAGGAATGATTCGAGTGTGAGCAACTTGAAGGTCCTAAGAAGGGGACAGAGGAGGTTCGGGGGTGTCGCAAGTCAGCTCCAGGGCATGGGGAGGGGTAGTATAATACCGTCGCTAGGAAGGAGAAACGGGGTACAGCCCGACTCATACGTCTTGGTCGACGTTGTAGTCGGCTGCGCCCAAATCTGGCGGGGCGCCAGAAGGTTTTCAGCCATGATGGATCACTTGTCAACGGCTCAGGTCGCCAGTCGCGGAAGGCGCATATATGCTAGAGCCGGTCCCACCGGCGAGTATTGAAAGCACGCGACCCTGAGAATTCAAGCTTCCATGCTGGTGTGGCCGGGGGTGGGGCGCGTAAAGAGGGAGACGAGGGAATTGCAGGGAGCAAAGGCTTCGGGCGCAGGGGAGCGATGAGGGCGATAGTGACAAAAAGTCGACCAAGCTCGAATCACAAGAATGATCCAGACCAGTCGGGAGCACGAAGCGACAGGAAGGCGAAGCCCAGCAATGCGGGTCAAAGGCTGAatgaaggaggaggattCCGCCACCCCGTATCCGTAGTTAATCCGGACTGgggctgggctgggcggtTCCCGTGACTGGCCATGGCGCAGTTACATGGTAGTAGTAGGGAGGGTATTCGAATATAGATTCACTAATAACCATGATAATCAATTGAGAAGacaaaaaaataaaataaaaattTGAAACATCAACGCATGTACATTGAACTTTCTTGTACGTCGGTAAAATCCAACGGGAATTTGATCCTATGCCTCTATGGGAAAAAGATAATCTAACCACTCCGTCAAAATCCCATTGACTTTTCCAGGATCCTCCCACAAAGTCCAATGTGATGCGTTAACCTCTTTCACTGTCAATTGTGGTATGAAACGCTCCATTCCTTTGCTTAGCCGGGGCGGTAGCGCTTGGTCTTGTAGGGCCGAGATGAAAAGCACAGGAACATTGATTGTAGGGTCCTTGAAACTAGTCATTTCGTCATGGTGATTGAGCTCGCGGGTGCGGTAGTAGTTTACTGTCAAGTTCATTGTCAGTTCTCTCAATCGCTGGGAATAGAAGAAGGGGGAAAGTACGCACAAGGCGCTCCAATGCCATGGTGTTGAAATTTGTCCACATAAAAATCCATTTCCTGGAATGTCATCAGTTCATTCTCTCCAGGTGAAGTAAACCAACTAACCTCATCCGTCAATAACTCTGATGGCTTCAATCCTTCCACTTTATTAATCATCAACCCAGAATATGCGTCCCAGGCCAGGTCTCCCTGGTTGTCGCGACCACCAAACATCGCAACAAGAAATGACCGAATGCCATTTCTTGACCAAAATGATCTCTCCAACTCCCCGCTCTTAAATTGCAGCTGATATGTAAAACTTGGTAGGACCGTTTTTGAGAGTTCTTCCAGAGGGATGTACTTTCTCTGAGGAGGGAAGTAGGGAACGCAAACGGCGATTACATGCGACACGAGCAAAGGATACCAGAGGGCGAGGCGGTAGGCAAGATTCGCTCCCCTGTATTATTACAGGTGTTCAATGATAAGTTCTTTTCTTCACGTTTATTTTCCGTTCTTACCAGTCATGTCCACAGCCAATaatcttctctgccttgaGCTGAGCAGCCAGTTCCTTGACATCTGCGGCTAGAGATCGATAGCTGTAGGATTCAACCGTATTCGGTGCATCCTAGTGAGCATGTCAGTATTTCGAAGATCAACCAGAGGAGAGCCTAGTTCGGGGACCGACAGTTTCTCCGTATCCAAGGCAATCTATTGCAATTACACGGAATTTCAATTGAAGTAGGGCCGGAATCTGGTATCGCCATCCCACGGCCAGATCCGGGAAGCCATGAAACTTTCCACAAGAAGTTAGCACT
Encoded proteins:
- a CDS encoding uncharacterized protein (ID:PFLUO_005064-T1.cds;~source:funannotate), which produces MAINIDKINIQNDDRVRRCTAQLNGKTYSYLEGMPTSSPAKGTIFLFHGFPDLAVGWRYQIPALLQLKFRVIAIDCLGYGETDAPNTVESYSYRSLAADVKELAAQLKAEKIIGCGHDW